One stretch of Brevibacillus laterosporus DNA includes these proteins:
- a CDS encoding sigma-70 family RNA polymerase sigma factor, with the protein MEYSQHALVEGIKNKDTLAYEYMISKYTKTIYFLAHTILFPACSKEDIEECVSDVFLDAWLKIDEFDQERGNFRTWLLIKTKYKALTYKRRKTVTNVVDIEEFEIKDNYSLEKEFFLRQDQEKVIEIINSFNEVDKKIFFRRYFFDEKISDLAKAFNLSRSAVDNRLLRGRRMIKEGLNCERKENI; encoded by the coding sequence TTGGAATACTCGCAGCATGCGCTTGTAGAAGGAATAAAAAACAAAGACACACTTGCTTATGAGTATATGATAAGCAAGTATACAAAAACAATTTATTTCCTAGCCCATACAATTTTATTCCCGGCATGTAGTAAGGAAGATATTGAGGAATGTGTGTCTGATGTTTTTCTAGATGCCTGGCTTAAAATTGATGAGTTTGACCAGGAAAGAGGAAATTTTAGGACATGGCTCTTGATTAAGACAAAATATAAAGCACTTACGTATAAACGTAGAAAAACAGTGACAAATGTTGTTGATATTGAAGAGTTTGAAATCAAAGATAACTATAGCTTGGAAAAAGAGTTTTTTTTAAGGCAAGATCAGGAGAAGGTCATAGAAATAATTAATTCTTTTAATGAAGTGGACAAAAAAATATTTTTCAGAAGGTACTTTTTTGATGAAAAGATAAGCGATCTGGCAAAAGCTTTTAATTTATCAAGGTCTGCTGTAGATAATCGACTTTTAAGGGGCAGAAGAATGATAAAGGAGGGATTGAATTGTGAACGAAAGGAAAATATTTGA
- a CDS encoding peptidase, which produces MKKNGVKKEEEQGTLKAVGQFFYGENFNEPAFVVARGMNGFKVDKKTLHDIGLQKKVQSVRWMANFTPKKSGAYQFTIHPNLFTHILIDGENAKEQEVQLEAGKRYKFMVAYFENPMLEQEELFQLDVHYTFNQQEKKEIEAETFSIPEIASFEAFSKEAMPINMQDEEPMLDTDNDGIYDEWEVNGYTVINHVVYPWKAEYAAQGYKKYVSNPNESHTAGDPYSDLEKASGALDRTIKKVAWDPLVAAYPSITVGMEELVLSDNKEVSSTAGRSVSRSTSSSASTSNTLGLDVNVGVSLFTGVSASVTGHYSHTSTHTVDSTDTSGQDWHQQLGLNTGQTAYMNANVRYYNTGTAPVYNLVPTTNLVLGKETIATVTGQLNQKALSLAPDQTYPKKHLHGLTLNTLDQFSTTPISLNINQLDRLEAGEKLKLETTQFQGAFARRDPAGGQVVMEENEWADYMPQIENVTAGILINIDGRRVIERRIAAKDPDNPNDRTPELTLKEALEKSVGMVYNETDKNFYFADEETDEEHILSSNLVHFVYDKRTEQVIKAEQKRKKSEDIYHMIIRPGMNIQIDVPVLYDDFGKNSARWSGGAYDSSNGLNNSRCYRIEDSVTFKNFNLQDKSIYLIMMDVKGSSDGDVSIDIKGVGEGGEKQIGKFQVSQVYKKQIVMLEAFEVIEKSLELTIYNDSNGSVYIDNFSIVRVGRGIDNLKEENADYAKEYENKKIKFPLIDLLRYITNSEDKAVINIVNQNLQQEFMLGYNPIKGAFYIYDFKDTNNPKVLTWDTKTSELIFTKYQGTLHQLWFFRKGDKGFNIISCADRSFGLDFNYENPADKTSIKIEKLDESKSTQYFLIAK; this is translated from the coding sequence ATGAAAAAGAACGGTGTTAAAAAAGAAGAAGAACAAGGAACCCTAAAGGCTGTAGGTCAATTTTTCTATGGAGAGAATTTTAATGAACCGGCCTTTGTTGTTGCACGTGGTATGAATGGTTTTAAGGTAGATAAAAAAACATTACATGACATTGGTTTACAAAAGAAAGTACAATCCGTTCGTTGGATGGCTAACTTTACTCCAAAGAAAAGTGGTGCCTATCAGTTTACCATCCATCCCAATCTATTTACTCATATTCTTATTGATGGTGAGAATGCTAAAGAACAAGAAGTGCAGTTAGAAGCAGGAAAAAGGTATAAATTCATGGTAGCTTATTTTGAAAATCCAATGCTTGAACAAGAAGAGTTGTTTCAATTAGACGTACACTATACTTTTAATCAACAAGAAAAGAAAGAAATTGAAGCTGAAACCTTCTCTATCCCTGAAATCGCCTCTTTTGAAGCGTTCTCAAAAGAAGCGATGCCTATAAATATGCAGGATGAAGAACCTATGTTAGATACAGATAACGACGGCATCTATGACGAATGGGAAGTGAATGGATATACCGTAATTAACCATGTCGTTTATCCTTGGAAGGCTGAATATGCTGCCCAGGGATATAAAAAATACGTTTCAAACCCTAATGAATCTCACACCGCTGGAGACCCCTATTCTGATTTAGAAAAAGCAAGTGGAGCGCTTGATCGTACAATTAAAAAAGTTGCTTGGGACCCTCTTGTTGCGGCATATCCAAGTATTACAGTTGGCATGGAAGAACTTGTTCTCTCAGATAATAAAGAGGTGAGTTCAACAGCAGGAAGGTCCGTTAGTCGTTCTACTTCTTCTAGTGCCAGTACCTCTAATACGTTAGGACTCGATGTGAATGTGGGGGTTTCTCTCTTTACTGGAGTTTCAGCATCCGTTACCGGTCATTATTCACATACTTCTACGCATACCGTTGACTCTACAGACACTTCAGGACAAGATTGGCATCAACAATTAGGTTTAAACACAGGGCAAACGGCTTACATGAATGCAAATGTGCGCTATTACAATACAGGAACAGCTCCTGTATATAACCTGGTTCCGACTACAAATTTAGTGTTAGGGAAAGAGACAATCGCTACAGTTACCGGACAGCTGAATCAAAAAGCTTTGAGTTTAGCTCCTGATCAAACGTATCCTAAAAAACATCTACATGGACTCACATTAAATACATTAGATCAGTTTAGCACGACTCCTATTTCACTCAATATCAATCAGTTGGATAGATTAGAAGCGGGAGAAAAATTAAAGTTAGAAACGACACAGTTTCAAGGAGCATTTGCGAGAAGAGACCCTGCTGGTGGACAAGTAGTAATGGAAGAAAATGAGTGGGCTGATTATATGCCACAAATTGAAAATGTAACGGCCGGAATCTTGATTAATATTGACGGGAGACGAGTAATTGAACGGCGTATTGCGGCAAAAGACCCTGATAATCCCAATGATCGAACTCCAGAACTTACACTAAAAGAAGCATTGGAAAAATCAGTAGGTATGGTCTATAACGAAACGGATAAAAATTTTTATTTTGCAGATGAGGAGACAGATGAAGAACATATTTTGAGCTCGAATCTGGTCCATTTTGTGTATGATAAAAGGACAGAACAAGTAATAAAGGCGGAACAAAAAAGGAAGAAAAGCGAAGATATCTATCATATGATAATCCGACCTGGTATGAATATACAGATAGATGTCCCTGTATTGTATGACGATTTTGGAAAGAATTCCGCCAGATGGTCCGGAGGTGCATATGATTCATCTAATGGTTTGAATAATAGTAGATGTTATAGGATAGAAGACTCGGTGACATTCAAAAATTTTAATCTACAGGATAAGTCTATATATCTAATTATGATGGACGTTAAAGGAAGTAGTGATGGGGATGTTTCTATAGATATTAAAGGAGTAGGCGAAGGAGGAGAAAAACAAATAGGAAAATTTCAAGTTTCTCAAGTTTACAAAAAACAAATAGTGATGCTTGAAGCATTTGAAGTTATAGAAAAGTCGTTGGAGCTTACTATTTACAATGATAGTAATGGTTCTGTATACATTGATAATTTTTCTATTGTAAGAGTAGGAAGAGGTATTGATAATTTAAAAGAGGAAAACGCAGATTATGCTAAGGAATATGAAAATAAAAAAATTAAGTTCCCCCTAATAGATTTGCTAAGATATATTACCAATTCTGAAGATAAAGCTGTTATCAATATAGTGAATCAGAATCTCCAGCAAGAATTTATGTTGGGCTATAACCCAATTAAGGGCGCATTTTATATTTATGATTTTAAAGATACAAATAATCCGAAGGTCTTAACATGGGACACAAAAACATCAGAGTTAATTTTTACGAAATATCAAGGGACATTACATCAGCTTTGGTTTTTTCGAAAAGGCGACAAAGGTTTTAATATTATAAGTTGTGCTGATAGAAGCTTCGGATTAGATTTTAACTATGAAAACCCAGCTGATAAAACATCAATAAAAATAGAAAAGCTAGATGAATCAAAATCTACTCAATACTTTTTGATAGCAAAATAA
- a CDS encoding protein-glutamate O-methyltransferase CheR, whose translation MTSLTEQSDYQMDERESIEIDLLLEGIYRMYGFDYRDYVRSSIRRRIWNRMLQDRIPTITALLEKVLHDPKYVDKLLHDFSINVTEMFRDPSFFYAFRKKVIPALRQLPEIRIWHAGCSTGEEAYSMAILIEEENISHKTKIYATDMNEEVLKRAEKGTFSLKKMQNYTRNYIQAGGKKAFSEYYSTDSEFAILNQSILKNVTFAQHNLVTDCSFNEFHVVICRNVLIYFNTDLQSRVFQLFDGSLSTNGFFGLGSKESLAFVKDMGHYQEIEGVRIYQKL comes from the coding sequence ATGACTTCTTTGACCGAGCAAAGTGATTATCAGATGGACGAACGAGAAAGTATTGAAATTGATCTTCTGTTGGAAGGGATATATCGGATGTATGGGTTTGATTACCGTGATTATGTCAGATCATCCATTCGAAGGCGTATATGGAATCGCATGTTGCAAGACAGGATTCCTACTATTACAGCCCTTTTGGAAAAAGTGCTTCATGATCCTAAATATGTAGATAAATTGCTACATGATTTTTCGATCAACGTAACAGAAATGTTTCGAGATCCTAGCTTTTTCTACGCTTTTCGTAAAAAGGTTATTCCTGCTCTTCGCCAGCTTCCTGAAATTAGGATTTGGCATGCAGGCTGTTCAACAGGAGAAGAAGCATATTCCATGGCTATCCTCATAGAAGAAGAGAATATAAGTCATAAGACTAAAATTTATGCTACAGATATGAATGAGGAAGTTTTGAAACGAGCGGAAAAGGGCACCTTTTCTTTAAAGAAAATGCAGAATTATACTAGGAATTATATACAAGCAGGTGGCAAAAAAGCTTTTAGTGAATATTATTCGACTGATTCGGAGTTTGCAATATTAAACCAATCCATCTTAAAAAATGTTACCTTTGCCCAACATAATTTAGTAACAGATTGTTCTTTTAATGAGTTTCATGTGGTGATATGTCGGAATGTCTTGATATACTTTAATACTGATTTGCAGAGCCGTGTCTTTCAACTATTTGATGGGAGCTTATCTACTAATGGCTTCTTTGGATTAGGAAGTAAAGAGTCTCTCGCTTTTGTAAAAGATATGGGGCATTATCAGGAGATTGAAGGAGTAAGAATATACCAAAAACTGTAA
- a CDS encoding fused response regulator/phosphatase, with protein sequence MSILVVDDNPINLTIIEKILNSEGYTDIKLLHSANELFDYLQIDGPHKIHRSVDLILLDLMMPEIDGIEACRRIQQNDQVKHIPIIFVTAMGDSFKMAEALNVGANDYVMKPINKIELLARIRVALRLKHESDWHRERDNVIQNELHLAKQVQRSVLSHPINDEQIQISAAYLPTFELAGDMYSWIPIDENRYGVILLDMMGHGIAASLVCMYISSVLRDTITKITDPEQVIRELNRYMYQLNSTERFLQYYFTAIYLVIDTDKKTVEYVNAGHPKGIMLVDDISVDYLDKGSSAVGFFSEIEVQKTVIPYKKNMQMVLYTDGLLEVLENTVEDGTEVMKTELLKQPQTPVQLIENILPPEAKEHQHDDMCLLMIRAK encoded by the coding sequence ATGAGCATTCTCGTCGTAGATGACAATCCGATTAATCTAACCATCATTGAAAAGATTTTAAACAGTGAGGGATATACAGACATTAAACTCCTCCATTCAGCCAATGAACTTTTTGACTATCTGCAAATCGATGGACCGCATAAAATCCATCGCAGTGTAGATCTCATTTTGCTTGATTTGATGATGCCAGAGATAGATGGAATTGAAGCTTGTCGCCGTATTCAACAAAATGACCAAGTAAAGCATATCCCCATTATCTTTGTTACTGCTATGGGTGACTCCTTTAAAATGGCAGAAGCACTTAACGTAGGAGCTAATGATTATGTGATGAAGCCCATTAATAAAATTGAATTATTGGCTCGTATTCGCGTAGCTCTACGCTTAAAGCACGAAAGCGACTGGCATCGAGAACGTGACAATGTCATTCAGAATGAGCTTCATCTCGCAAAACAGGTGCAACGAAGCGTGTTAAGCCATCCGATTAATGATGAACAGATTCAGATTAGTGCAGCTTATCTGCCCACATTTGAGCTAGCTGGAGATATGTATTCCTGGATACCAATTGATGAGAATCGCTATGGAGTGATTCTATTAGATATGATGGGACATGGAATTGCAGCTTCTTTGGTATGTATGTATATTTCATCCGTTCTACGTGATACCATTACGAAAATTACGGACCCAGAGCAGGTCATCCGGGAATTAAACAGATACATGTATCAATTAAATAGCACGGAAAGATTCCTACAATATTATTTCACGGCTATCTATCTAGTGATCGATACCGATAAAAAGACCGTAGAATACGTCAATGCTGGGCATCCGAAAGGAATCATGCTCGTAGACGATATATCGGTGGATTATTTGGATAAAGGTAGTTCCGCAGTTGGTTTCTTTTCAGAAATTGAGGTACAAAAAACCGTTATCCCCTACAAGAAAAACATGCAAATGGTCTTGTACACGGACGGTCTACTAGAAGTGCTAGAGAATACCGTCGAGGATGGTACAGAGGTAATGAAAACAGAGCTTCTTAAACAGCCCCAAACACCAGTACAGCTGATCGAGAATATATTGCCTCCTGAAGCAAAGGAGCACCAGCATGATGATATGTGTCTGTTAATGATTCGTGCTAAATAA
- a CDS encoding toxin — translation MTITHSTSTLNWDTVFAIPIAEVNRMIREQKSSPKNFELTDSNGNDFKGEFKDWQIITGGDGNSIRMNIPVRDFQTILQDFFIGKFGFQSADLHVQVKLTYLPHETVTKNEGNEQLYGLKMKTKSSGPIDPVVIGISLKNVTGIFYPGSLNHNVFIDLEEILKEIFMSQIITWLTLHLEQFTHTFNVVNLNLYISGDEAWAWCRPSYVDYAYTDIEGDVEKSLLGVLCMTGGRTGGIHQQQKLDAYVIPKSSNAGFLIAEERFLRDVLLPTLPMKFTKSKIDDYEVINASGQAGQYQHILQLKDGRKIELERVQANGSMYTPYLEELKLSLIGDEMKLETYTETHIFDGIKAYCRTTHHYRIVLATNKKGEQTITYEQVKEPTLLQGTINGGSALPWIMLVAGIIASVLLAVFTGGATLLIAGIVVSLIFGTIALLPTIFETLNVETSPSIDLLLENTTSQIIWNASETFELDYAGLAGPLQLGGKFVI, via the coding sequence ATGACAATTACTCATTCGACTAGTACTTTGAATTGGGATACGGTATTTGCCATTCCTATTGCGGAAGTGAATCGTATGATAAGGGAACAAAAAAGCAGTCCGAAAAATTTTGAATTAACTGATTCAAATGGAAATGATTTCAAAGGGGAATTTAAGGACTGGCAAATTATCACGGGTGGGGATGGAAATAGTATTCGAATGAACATACCTGTTCGAGATTTCCAAACCATCTTACAGGATTTTTTCATAGGAAAATTTGGATTTCAATCTGCAGATTTACATGTTCAAGTCAAGCTTACCTATCTTCCGCACGAAACAGTCACAAAAAATGAAGGAAATGAACAATTATATGGTTTGAAAATGAAAACAAAGAGTTCGGGTCCAATTGATCCTGTCGTGATAGGTATCTCATTAAAAAATGTGACAGGTATATTCTATCCAGGGTCATTGAATCATAATGTATTCATTGATCTTGAGGAGATTCTAAAAGAAATATTCATGAGTCAAATTATTACATGGTTAACGTTACATCTCGAACAATTTACCCATACTTTTAATGTAGTCAACTTAAATCTGTATATTAGTGGTGATGAAGCATGGGCATGGTGTAGGCCTTCCTACGTTGATTATGCCTATACAGATATTGAGGGAGACGTAGAAAAAAGTTTATTAGGAGTCTTATGTATGACAGGAGGCAGAACAGGAGGAATTCATCAACAACAAAAATTAGATGCCTATGTCATTCCCAAATCCTCAAATGCGGGATTTTTAATTGCAGAAGAACGATTTTTACGAGACGTATTATTGCCAACGTTACCAATGAAGTTTACAAAGTCAAAAATCGATGACTATGAAGTGATTAATGCAAGTGGTCAAGCAGGACAGTATCAACATATTCTCCAACTGAAAGACGGAAGAAAAATAGAATTAGAGAGGGTACAAGCGAATGGATCAATGTATACTCCTTACCTGGAAGAATTGAAGCTAAGTTTGATCGGGGATGAAATGAAACTGGAAACATATACAGAGACTCATATATTTGACGGTATAAAAGCATATTGTCGTACCACTCATCATTATCGGATTGTATTAGCTACTAACAAAAAGGGGGAGCAAACCATCACGTATGAACAAGTAAAAGAACCGACACTGTTACAAGGAACGATAAATGGAGGTTCTGCGTTACCATGGATAATGCTTGTTGCGGGAATCATTGCGTCTGTCCTTTTAGCTGTGTTTACAGGAGGAGCAACATTGCTTATAGCTGGAATTGTTGTATCACTAATATTTGGAACCATTGCTTTGTTACCTACAATTTTTGAAACGTTAAATGTTGAAACGTCTCCAAGCATAGACCTTTTGTTAGAAAATACAACTTCTCAAATTATTTGGAATGCTAGTGAAACCTTTGAATTAGATTATGCTGGCTTAGCAGGACCACTTCAACTAGGTGGAAAGTTTGTGATATAG
- the recQ gene encoding DNA helicase RecQ, whose translation MLGKAEELLQKYYGYSSFRQGQQQIIESILTGHDTLGIMPTGGGKSICYQIPALLFEGITLVISPLISLMKDQVDALVSMGVPATQINSSLSYQEVQERMRDARQGKYKLVYIAPERLESEQFRDMIQEMPISLLAVDEAHCVSQWGHDFRPSYLAVASLVKSLHSRPIVVALTATATPEVKEDISRLLSLEEGQVFVTGFGRDNLMLAVRRGEDRRSFVSDYVKANHGQAGIIYASTRKEVENLYEFLRQKGHRVGKYHAGLPEDERVRNQDAFLFDDVSVMIATNAFGMGIDKSNVRYVIHYNMPKNLEAYYQEAGRAGRDGERSECILLFQAQDIQTQKFFIEQNEQTDERKEQDYKKLYAMSDYCRTSRCLQQYILEYFGDPNAKECGTCGNCTDDAELIDITVDAQKIFSCVKRMKERFGTVMVAQVLRGSSNKKVLQFGFSTLPTYGIMKDYTEKEIVEMIQWLIAEGYMSLTESQYPVVMLADRVVGVLKGEEQVWHKQRAKPIKRQEDDQLFDVLRQLRKSIAEREGLPPYVIFHDSTLREMSEIIPTDKRTMLTIKGVGESKWDKYGEEFITCITEYSQQI comes from the coding sequence ATGCTAGGTAAAGCAGAGGAACTTCTCCAAAAATATTACGGATATTCTTCCTTTCGACAAGGGCAACAACAGATTATTGAAAGCATTTTGACCGGGCATGATACGCTAGGCATTATGCCTACTGGCGGGGGGAAATCCATTTGTTATCAGATCCCTGCTCTATTGTTTGAGGGTATTACGCTTGTGATCTCTCCCTTAATCTCTTTAATGAAGGATCAGGTAGATGCATTGGTTAGCATGGGTGTGCCTGCTACGCAGATTAATAGTTCTCTTTCTTATCAAGAGGTACAGGAAAGAATGCGTGATGCTAGACAAGGAAAATACAAATTAGTTTATATTGCTCCTGAGCGGCTTGAGTCTGAGCAATTTCGCGATATGATCCAGGAGATGCCCATTTCATTGTTGGCAGTTGATGAAGCGCATTGTGTCTCACAATGGGGTCATGATTTTCGTCCCAGCTATCTAGCAGTTGCCAGCCTTGTAAAGTCATTGCATTCCCGTCCTATTGTGGTGGCATTAACCGCAACGGCTACACCGGAAGTAAAAGAAGATATTAGTCGACTTCTTTCTCTTGAAGAAGGTCAGGTTTTCGTTACTGGATTTGGCCGGGACAATCTTATGCTGGCTGTACGTAGAGGGGAAGATAGGCGTTCATTTGTCTCTGACTATGTGAAAGCCAATCATGGACAAGCGGGGATTATATATGCTTCTACACGTAAAGAAGTGGAAAATCTCTATGAGTTTTTGCGACAAAAGGGGCATCGTGTGGGCAAATACCACGCAGGTCTCCCGGAAGATGAGCGAGTAAGAAATCAAGATGCTTTCTTATTTGACGATGTGAGTGTCATGATTGCGACCAATGCGTTTGGAATGGGTATTGATAAGTCCAATGTTAGATACGTCATTCATTACAATATGCCGAAAAACCTGGAGGCCTATTATCAAGAAGCTGGGCGTGCTGGGCGTGATGGAGAACGTAGTGAATGCATCCTACTGTTTCAGGCGCAAGACATCCAGACTCAGAAATTTTTTATTGAACAAAATGAGCAAACCGATGAAAGAAAAGAGCAGGATTACAAAAAATTATATGCAATGAGTGACTATTGCCGAACCTCGCGTTGTTTGCAGCAATACATTTTGGAGTATTTTGGTGATCCCAATGCCAAAGAGTGTGGTACCTGTGGAAATTGTACTGATGACGCAGAATTAATAGATATTACGGTAGATGCACAGAAGATTTTTTCGTGTGTGAAGCGGATGAAAGAACGTTTTGGGACTGTCATGGTCGCTCAAGTTCTTAGAGGCTCTTCCAATAAGAAGGTTCTACAATTTGGTTTTTCCACGCTACCTACGTACGGAATTATGAAGGACTATACGGAAAAAGAGATTGTGGAGATGATTCAGTGGTTGATTGCAGAAGGATATATGAGTTTGACTGAAAGCCAATATCCGGTTGTTATGCTTGCAGACAGAGTGGTTGGAGTATTAAAAGGAGAAGAGCAGGTATGGCACAAACAGCGGGCTAAGCCGATTAAGCGACAAGAGGATGACCAATTGTTTGATGTCTTACGTCAACTGCGCAAATCAATTGCCGAACGGGAAGGATTGCCGCCATACGTTATTTTTCATGATAGTACCTTAAGGGAAATGAGCGAAATTATCCCTACTGATAAACGTACAATGCTTACGATAAAAGGTGTGGGTGAATCAAAGTGGGATAAATACGGTGAAGAATTTATAACATGTATAACCGAGTATAGTCAGCAAATATAG